In a single window of the Terriglobus roseus genome:
- the eno gene encoding phosphopyruvate hydratase, which produces MTEIVSITAREILDSRGNPTVEADVTLAGGAIGRAAVPSGASTGEHEAVELRDGDKEVYLGKGVLQAVENVESSIAPELSGMDATNQRLIDATMLALDGSPNKANLGANAILAVSMACARASANALKMPLYRYLGGVNACLLPTPMMNILNGGAHADNNVDFQEFMIMPVGAESFGDALRWGTEVFHTLKGVLKKKGYNTAVGDEGGFAPSLKSNEEALELILESIQLAGYEAGEDIVLALDPAASEFYNKEAGKYIFKKSDKSEKSSAEMAAYWADWVRQYPIVSIEDGLAEDDWDGWKILTDEIGDRCQLVGDDLFVTNTKRLREGIEKGVANSILIKVNQIGTVTETLESIELARRYGYTSIISHRSGETEDTFIADLAVATNAGQIKTGSASRTDRIAKYNQLLRIEEELGQGAEYLGIESINCD; this is translated from the coding sequence ATGACCGAGATCGTATCCATCACAGCGCGCGAAATCCTTGATAGCCGCGGCAATCCCACCGTCGAAGCCGACGTGACCCTTGCAGGCGGCGCCATTGGCCGCGCCGCAGTTCCCAGCGGTGCCAGCACCGGTGAGCACGAGGCCGTGGAGCTGCGCGATGGCGACAAGGAAGTCTACCTGGGCAAAGGCGTGCTGCAGGCCGTTGAGAATGTTGAGAGCTCCATTGCTCCCGAGCTTTCAGGCATGGATGCCACGAACCAGCGCCTGATCGACGCGACCATGCTCGCACTCGACGGATCGCCCAACAAGGCAAATCTGGGCGCGAACGCGATCCTTGCTGTGTCCATGGCGTGCGCGCGTGCCTCGGCCAATGCGCTGAAGATGCCGTTGTACCGCTACCTTGGCGGCGTGAACGCCTGCCTGCTGCCGACGCCCATGATGAACATTCTCAATGGTGGCGCGCACGCCGACAACAACGTGGACTTTCAGGAGTTCATGATCATGCCGGTCGGCGCGGAGAGTTTCGGCGATGCGCTGCGCTGGGGTACCGAGGTCTTCCATACGCTGAAGGGCGTTTTGAAGAAGAAGGGTTACAACACGGCAGTGGGTGATGAGGGCGGATTTGCACCATCGCTGAAATCGAACGAGGAAGCGCTCGAGCTGATTCTTGAATCGATTCAATTGGCCGGTTATGAGGCTGGTGAGGACATTGTTCTCGCACTCGATCCTGCAGCCAGCGAGTTCTACAACAAGGAAGCCGGCAAGTACATCTTCAAGAAGAGCGACAAGAGTGAGAAGAGTTCAGCCGAGATGGCAGCCTACTGGGCTGACTGGGTTCGCCAGTACCCAATCGTGTCGATCGAAGATGGTTTGGCCGAGGATGACTGGGATGGCTGGAAGATCCTGACGGACGAGATCGGCGATCGTTGCCAGCTCGTTGGTGATGACCTGTTCGTGACCAACACGAAGCGTCTGCGCGAGGGTATCGAGAAGGGTGTCGCCAACTCGATCCTGATCAAGGTCAACCAGATCGGCACCGTCACGGAGACACTTGAATCGATCGAACTGGCGCGCCGCTATGGCTACACATCGATCATCTCGCACCGCTCGGGCGAGACGGAAGATACCTTCATTGCGGACCTTGCAGTTGCCACGAACGCAGGCCAGATCAAGACTGGCTCGGCATCGCGCACGGACCGTATTGCCAAGTACAACCAGCTGCTGCGCATCGAGGAAGAACTCGGTCAGGGCGCGGAGTATCTCGGCATCGAATCCATCAACTGCGACTAG
- the gpmI gene encoding 2,3-bisphosphoglycerate-independent phosphoglycerate mutase yields the protein MSRRKPLVLTILDGWGIRAETHGNAIAMARKPTYDKLLREYPNTIIRASEHFVGLPDGQMGNSEVGHLNLGAGRIVRMDITRIDTMIESGEFYRDPLLVVSIKSAMERGRSVHFLGLLSDGGVHSHQRHLYALLKLCAQLGAKDVFVHAFLDGRDTMPTSGAGYIDALQQQIREIGVGKLASCSGRYYAMDRDLKWERELKAFDAMVKGNAEGGSTHDAAAKVREGYNNGVTDEFTIPFVCTDEAGKPLGKIQDEDLCICFNYRSDRVRQITRVLARNVEGGLTKADARDLPKAEELDLEIPRVSVPKNLRYITMTQYDPKFTLPMVILPESMDNLLANVMANNELRNLRVAETEKYAHVTYFFNGGIEKPFSGEEREVVQSQKVATYDLAPEMSARGICDVVKKAIDDTAFDVVVVNFANADMVGHSGKMEPTIKGVETVDACLGEIYASLKRNGGSWLITADHGNAEMLIDPVTGGPHTAHTTNPVPLIAITDQGKKFSLREGGSLRDLSPTMLAMLGLDLPKEMTGGDLRVFPKN from the coding sequence ATGTCGCGTCGCAAGCCACTCGTTCTTACCATTCTTGACGGCTGGGGAATCCGTGCGGAGACGCACGGCAACGCGATTGCGATGGCTCGCAAACCGACGTATGACAAGCTGCTGCGCGAGTATCCGAACACGATCATCCGCGCCAGTGAGCACTTCGTTGGTTTGCCCGACGGGCAGATGGGGAACAGCGAAGTTGGTCACCTGAACCTGGGCGCAGGCCGCATTGTTCGCATGGACATCACGCGCATCGACACCATGATTGAGAGCGGTGAGTTCTACCGCGATCCTCTGCTGGTGGTCAGCATCAAGTCGGCCATGGAACGTGGCCGCTCCGTTCATTTCCTGGGACTACTGAGCGATGGCGGCGTGCACTCGCACCAGCGTCACCTGTATGCGCTGCTGAAACTCTGTGCGCAGCTTGGTGCGAAAGATGTCTTCGTTCATGCGTTCCTCGACGGTCGCGACACCATGCCGACCTCGGGTGCTGGCTACATTGACGCACTGCAGCAGCAAATTCGCGAGATCGGTGTCGGCAAGTTGGCCAGCTGCAGTGGCCGTTATTACGCAATGGATCGCGACCTGAAGTGGGAGCGTGAGCTGAAGGCGTTCGACGCGATGGTGAAGGGCAACGCGGAGGGGGGCTCGACACACGATGCCGCGGCAAAGGTCCGCGAGGGCTACAACAACGGCGTCACCGATGAGTTCACGATTCCGTTCGTCTGTACCGACGAAGCAGGGAAGCCGCTGGGGAAAATTCAGGATGAAGACCTGTGCATTTGCTTCAACTACCGCAGTGACCGCGTGCGGCAGATCACACGCGTTCTCGCGCGCAACGTTGAGGGTGGCCTGACCAAGGCCGACGCGCGCGACCTGCCCAAGGCCGAAGAGCTTGATCTTGAGATCCCGCGTGTCAGCGTCCCGAAGAACTTGCGCTACATCACGATGACACAGTACGACCCGAAGTTCACGCTGCCCATGGTCATCCTGCCGGAGAGCATGGATAACCTGCTGGCCAATGTGATGGCGAACAACGAGTTGCGGAACCTGCGCGTGGCCGAGACAGAGAAGTACGCGCACGTGACGTACTTCTTCAACGGCGGGATCGAGAAGCCCTTCAGCGGCGAAGAGCGTGAGGTGGTCCAGTCGCAGAAGGTTGCTACGTATGACCTGGCTCCTGAGATGAGTGCGCGTGGAATCTGCGATGTTGTGAAGAAGGCAATCGATGACACCGCGTTTGACGTGGTCGTCGTGAACTTTGCCAATGCCGACATGGTTGGCCACAGCGGCAAGATGGAGCCGACCATCAAAGGAGTGGAGACAGTCGATGCCTGCCTTGGTGAGATCTACGCATCCCTGAAGCGCAACGGTGGATCGTGGCTGATCACCGCAGATCACGGCAATGCCGAGATGCTGATCGACCCCGTCACCGGTGGCCCGCATACTGCTCACACGACGAATCCGGTGCCGCTGATCGCAATTACGGATCAGGGTAAGAAGTTCAGCCTGCGCGAAGGTGGGTCGCTGCGAGACCTGTCGCCGACGATGCTTGCGATGCTCGGACTTGATCTGCCGAAGGAGATGACTGGAGGCGATCTGCGGGTATTCCCGAAAAACTAA